The sequence below is a genomic window from Ignavibacteriales bacterium.
TCGAGAAGAGTCTTTAAAAGGATTTGGTTCTCAACCGGTTTCGTCAGAAAGATATCCACTCCAGCTTCAAGAGCATTATCCATATCTCTTTTAAAAGCATGCGCGGTTAAACAAATAACCGGTATCTTTTCGTACTCTTTCCTTTTGCGCAATTCTCTTGTAAGTTCAAGCCCGTTCTTATTTCCCTTTAAGGAAATATCCATAAGTATGATGTCAAACTTGTTCCTTTCGAGCTGAGCATAAAAAGATTGCTCTGAATCACAAATCTCAACATCAAATTTTCTTCCCAAAAACATTTCAAGAAACTTTTGATTCTCATAATCATCTTCGGTTATAAGAATTTTTGGTTTCATCCCCTGACTGTCATCTGCCATTAATCAAGCTCCTGAATTCGTTAATATTACATTACTTCAGAAAACAATTATATACAGTTAAACAAGTATTACCGGTGTGATCCCTATGATGCTTTGGTTCTACTGCCTTATTTTTACACTAAACCGTTAGTGGTTTTTACACTGCTAATTTCAGGTTTATAAATCTAAAATTAACTTACTTAGTCTTTAACTATTAATCAATCGCTTATAAAAACTTTTAGTTTGCAACTATTGAATATTGCTACAGGTATATAATTGCATTGAAGATTGAATCAATACGAGCACAAAAAAAATCCGGTCAAAGTTTGACCGGATTTAAATACTAAAATTTTATTATCTACTTCTTGACTAACAGTTCTTTTATTTCTTCTTCATAAATATATTTTGGATATAAGCCAATGTGCCTGTTTGTTATATTTCCTTCTTTATCAATTATAAAGGATGTCGGTATAGATTGAATTCCTCCATAGTCTTTAATCACTTTATCATCAAAGTATACTATAGGATAATTTATTCCATAATTTTTTATAAACGGCTCTACTTCTTTTTTAGTCCTGTCCTGATCAACCGAAATTCCGATAACAACCAGATCATTTTTATATTTGTTCTGTAAATCGATCAGATCAGGAATCCCTTTTCTGCAGGGTCCGCACCAGGTTGCCCAAAAATCCAGGATCACAATCTTACCTTTGTATTCAGACAACTTAACTGTTTTTCCTGTTGTACTTTTTAATGCAAAATCAGGGGCTTTGTTGCTTTCATTGCCTTCCTGATAAGCGGCATCATTTGATGTAAACGCCAGACTAAAAACCACTAACATCAACGAAACACTGAATAATATTTTTCTGCTCATTTATTCTCCTTTAAAAATTTATTAAGCTGAACCATCTATACCTACTGCATCAATACTGGCGATTCACCATTATTGTAATTCGGAGGATAAGGTCCTTGTTCGGGTACATTCCGGGTATTGTTGATAATAAAAAAGATCAAAAGGATAATAAAAACAATAGCTGTTACTACTGTATTCTTATACCTCGGATCGATCAAATGTTTTTTCTGAACAGGCTTTTTGCCTATTTGTCTTTCCTTAACTTTATTTTTGTTAGAGTTCATAAAATTCTCTCAGTTGTTTGATGATTGTATTCATTTATAGTTTCACACTTTTGAAAATTATTTATCTCAATCTTTTCAATATCATTTAATTGTAAAAGACCAAAATAATACCCCGGATTAAAATGTAATTTGAAAGTCGCCTTCAATTCTCACATCAAAAATGTGACTGTGATAAGATTTAAGTTCAACAAAAAGCCCGGTGTTTTTTATTTCATCACAAGATCGTATATATTCGTCGTTACTTAGCAGATCAATTAATTTAATATCGTCTTTTTTGTGCTCTACGGAAAATTTTAAGCGGCATTGTGAAGTAGCTGCTGAGTAATTTACTGCTATAATCCGAAGTTCATTATTCAATTGCCAGCTCCAGACAAGAATATTTTCAAAAGAAAAATTGTCATTACTAGCCGGGAGTGCTTCCATCAGTTTCCATTCGCCGAATCTGAATACTTCTGAATTTATTATTGCTAGCAGTTTCCTGTAATATTTTTTTATTGATTCAGACTGCTTTTCAATTGGTTCCCTTCCGAGCTGAACCGGCAGTTTAACTTTCTTCCCTTCAAACTGTCCATCATGAAATAACTTCATCCCGGCAATGGTACTTATCACAGTAGCGGCAGCTAATGATTTTTGTTCGCCAAACTTACTTGAAGCGCGCGGTTCGTCATGGTTTTCTATAAATCTCATACATTTTTCCTGAAAAGACTTCTCTGCACGAAGATGAAGTTTTATTCCATTCAAATCACCGGATGAAAGTCTGTCCGTCAGGCGTTTATCATAAGTATAATCAAATCCCTGCTGTTGAAGTGTGTATTCAAGATCCCAATACGCTTCACCGAGAAATATATGATCAGGTTTTTGTTTTTTTACCTCGGTGATAGCTTCAGTCCAGAATTCAGTTTTTGGTTTTTGGATACCTTGTCTTGAAAGAGCTCCAATCCAGGTGTTGTTAAAAGTATTATTCAATGGCAGCATTGCCATGTCACATCTTACGCCGTCGCACATTTCTGAGATTGATTTAAGTGTTTCGATCATAAAGCTTCTTGCTGCCGAACTGAAATAATTAACCTGAATAGTATCTGTCCATGCAGGAAATAATGGATCTCTCGCATGCGCGAATATCTGACCGGAACCATTTGCCGGTATATAATATGTATGCGGATCTTTTTCAATTAAGTTGTCATCGCCCTGAAGAAAGACCTCCGGGTTACTTTTTATTATTCCGGATGAGGCACCAAAATGGTTAGGAACGAAGTCCAGGAATAGTAAAATCCCTTTTTCATTAAGATTATTACGAAAGATTTTTAGAGCTTCAGAACCTCCGAGTGAACTATTCACCATGTACTCATCAATTGAATAGGGAGAGCCAATTACATCGCTGTTCTTCCAATCAGGAAGACTATGATAGTAAGCTGATATAAGGTCTACCTGGAAACAACATTTATTTATGATATCGGTACAGGTTTTCCATGCACCCATTAGCCAGACGATATTTATTCCCTTCTGTTCAAGGTCATCAAAAAATGTTTTTGGAATATCTGCAAGTGTTGCATTCTGCCCGAATTGATTAATCCATACCCGCGTGTTGATTTCATAAAGAACCGGATTTACAAGTCTCTTCATAACTGTCTTTCAGACCGCAATGCGATCGCACTTTTTCTATAATACATAAAAGAAGAAAATATCTATACTTAAAATAACCTTAATAAAGTTTTGATGCATAACCTGTAAGTAACTTTTACAATAATCATTACAAAATGTAACACAATCAGTAAATCTGTCCTTCCGGGTCAAAATTAAAAAAAATGATTTACAGCCTTTTTATCGA
It includes:
- a CDS encoding TlpA family protein disulfide reductase; protein product: MSRKILFSVSLMLVVFSLAFTSNDAAYQEGNESNKAPDFALKSTTGKTVKLSEYKGKIVILDFWATWCGPCRKGIPDLIDLQNKYKNDLVVIGISVDQDRTKKEVEPFIKNYGINYPIVYFDDKVIKDYGGIQSIPTSFIIDKEGNITNRHIGLYPKYIYEEEIKELLVKK
- a CDS encoding response regulator, which encodes MADDSQGMKPKILITEDDYENQKFLEMFLGRKFDVEICDSEQSFYAQLERNKFDIILMDISLKGNKNGLELTRELRKRKEYEKIPVICLTAHAFKRDMDNALEAGVDIFLTKPVENQILLKTLLDALESGKSD
- a CDS encoding glycosidase — protein: MKRLVNPVLYEINTRVWINQFGQNATLADIPKTFFDDLEQKGINIVWLMGAWKTCTDIINKCCFQVDLISAYYHSLPDWKNSDVIGSPYSIDEYMVNSSLGGSEALKIFRNNLNEKGILLFLDFVPNHFGASSGIIKSNPEVFLQGDDNLIEKDPHTYYIPANGSGQIFAHARDPLFPAWTDTIQVNYFSSAARSFMIETLKSISEMCDGVRCDMAMLPLNNTFNNTWIGALSRQGIQKPKTEFWTEAITEVKKQKPDHIFLGEAYWDLEYTLQQQGFDYTYDKRLTDRLSSGDLNGIKLHLRAEKSFQEKCMRFIENHDEPRASSKFGEQKSLAAATVISTIAGMKLFHDGQFEGKKVKLPVQLGREPIEKQSESIKKYYRKLLAIINSEVFRFGEWKLMEALPASNDNFSFENILVWSWQLNNELRIIAVNYSAATSQCRLKFSVEHKKDDIKLIDLLSNDEYIRSCDEIKNTGLFVELKSYHSHIFDVRIEGDFQITF